The nucleotide window ATGGGCAAGAGGTTTATACGCCAGAGGGAGCAGAGGGAAAAGAGAAAGGTAGCCCTCGAGCGTATAGATGCCCTCTTCACGCTCGCGGGGCAGGTTTTTCCCCATTATCCCGAGCTGGCCAACCGCTACGTGGAGATAGCGCTGGCGGTTCAGCAGAAGGCCAGGGTCAGGATGCCGCGAAAGTGGAAGCGCCGCTACTGTAAGAAGTGCCATTCGTTCCTCGTACCCGGCGTTAACGCACGGGTGAGGCTCAGGGACGGGAAGGTGGTCGTTAAGTGCCTCGAATGCGGCCACGTGATGAGGCACCCTTACATCAGGGAGCAGAAGGAAAAGAGAAGGAGGAAACTCAAAGGAACGGATTCCTGAACTTCTTGCCCGGATAGAGGGCTATGCCCTCGAGCTCCTCCTCTATTCTTATGAGCTGGTTGTACTTGGCGTTCCTGTCGCTCCTCGCCGGGGCACCGGTCTTTATCTGGCCCGCGTTGAGAGCCACTGCCAGATCGGCTATGGTTGCATCCTCGGTCTCTCCGCTCCTGTGGGAGACGACGACTCCGTAGCCGGCCCTGAAGGAGGTGTAGGCTGCATCTATGGCCTCGCTTAGCGTTCCTATTTGGTTCACCTTGAGGAGGAGCGCGTTTGCTGCCCCCATCTCGATGCCCTTCCTTATCCTCTTCGGGTTGGTGACGAAGAGATCATCACCAACGATCTGTACCTTGTTTCCGAGCTCCTTGGTTATCATGACGAAGCCTTCCCAGTCCTCCTCGTGGAAGGGATCCTCGATTGAGACAACCGGGTAGGTATTCACGAGCTCCTTGTAGAGCTCGAGGAGTTCGCCGCTGGTGTACTCCTTGCCGTTGACGACGTACTTACCTATGTCCGGGTAGAAGAACTCGCTTGATGCTGCATCGAGGGCGAAGGCTATCTCGTCGCCCGGCTTGTAGCCGGCCTCTTCAATGGCCTTGATGAGAACATCGAGGGGTTCGGTAACTTCCTTCATCGGCGGGGCAAAGCCGCCCTCATCACCCACGTTCACTGCGTTCTTTCCGTACTTCTCGCCTATGACCTTCTTGAGGACGTGGTAGGTCTCGCTGACCCACCTTATTCCCTCCCTGAATGAGTCCGCTCCAACGGGCATGATCATGAACTCCTGGAAGTCGAGCTCGTTGCCCGCGTGAACGCCGCCGTTGATGACGTTGCTCATCGGAACGGGCATGACGTAGGCGTTGGTGCCTCCGATGTAGCGGTAGAGGGGCATGGCGAGGGCCTCGGCGGCAGCCTTGGCAACGGCCAGCGAAACGCCGAGCATGGCGTTGGCACCGAGGTTGCTCTTGTTCTCGGTACCATCGAGCTCGAGCATGAGGGTGTCGATGTCCCTCTGGAGTGTAACGTCCATTCCCACTATCTCAGGCGCTATTATCTTGTTGACGTTCTCGACAGCCCTCCTAACGCCCTTTCCATGGAACCTCTCGCCGCCGTCCCTGAGCTCGAGGGCCTCGTGGGTTCCGGTGGAGGCTCCACTCGGGACAGCTGCCCTGCCCATGCTTACCGGGGTGTAAACGTCCACCTCGATGGTCGGGTTTCCCCTGCTGTCGAGTATCTCCCTTGCGTACACTCCGGTTATCTCAAACGGGTTCTCCATGTCAATCACCTCGAGTGATATTGGGGGAGCAATCTTAAAGGTTTTGGGGTGTAGTCCTCATAAATGGGTAAAAAGCCTAATAAGATATGGGCGATTAGTATTTGAGGTGATGGCCATGGACATTGCGAGGTATATTGATCACACCAATCTGAAGCCCTACGCTTCTAGGGAGGATATAATCAGGCTCTGCGAGGAGGCCAGGGAGTACAACTTCTACGCCGTCTGCGTCAACCCCTACCGCGTGAAACTCGCGAAGCAGCAGCTCGAGGGCAGCGACGTTAAGGTGGCGAGCGTCATAGGCTTCCCGCTCGGGGCCACCCCAACCGAAGTCAAGGTCTTCGAGGCGAAGAGGGCCCTCGATGACGGCGCCGACGAGCTCGACATGGTGATAAACATAGGAGCGCTTAAGGATAAAGACTACGAGTACGTGAAGAAAGACATAGCCGAGGTCGTCAAGGTCGCCCACGAGAGAGGGGCGCTGGTGAAGGTCATCATAGAGACCTGCTATCTAAGCGAGGATGAGAAGGTCAAGGCCTGCGAGCTTGCGAAGGAAGCGGGTGCCGACTTCGTGAAGACCTCGACCGGCTTCGGAACGGGAGGAGCGACGATCGAGGACGTTAGGCTCATGCGCAAGACCGTCGGTCCCGACATGGGTGTTAAAGCAGCTGGGGGCATAAGGACCTACGAGCAGGCGAAGGCCATGATAGAGGCAGGAGCAACTAGGATTGGAACCTCCAGCGGGGTTAAAATCGTCGGGGGTGAACCATAATGGACGTGAGGGAAATACTCCATCACATAATAGAGGAGCTTGAAAACGAGGGGCTCAAGCCGGACGTTATACTCGCCGGCCCCGACTTCCTCATGGTGGCGGGGGACGCCCTCGTTAACGTGAAGCTCAGGATATACGAGATAGCGGAGCTCGGCTACGATGCTGTGGTTGCGGACTCTTCCGCCCTCGGCCTCACGAAGAGGGCCTCAAGGAGGATTTCGGTGGATCCCTTCCTTGAGGAGATAAGGAAAAAGGAAGAAGAGGTTCTCGGGGAGTTAAGCTTTGAGGAGGAATGAGACCTGCGGGTAGGAGCGCCTCAGGAGGTATCCGAGGCCTCCGCCCACAACCACTCCCGTTACGGCCTGGAGCGTGTTGCCCGGTAGCTCAGCGGTGGCGCCCCCTATGCCGTAGAGCCACACCTCAACGAGGAAGTAGCCCAGCACCATGAGGAAGCCGCCCACTATGGTAGCCACGAGCACGCTGGTGAAGTCGTCCCTTTTTGAGGTTATGTAACCGACCACCCATCCCTCGACGCCCTTTATTATGAGCGTGAAGGGTGCCCAGTGGGGGTAGCCAAAGGCGTCGGCAATCGCCGAACCGAATCCCCCGGCGAAGCCTCCTACGAGCGGACCGAAGAGAACCGCCGAGAGCATCACCATGGTGTCCCCGAAGTTTATGTAGCCGCTAGTCTGGGGCGTGGGTATCCTTATTATCATCGTGGCGATGGCAACGAGGGCGGTCATGAGGGCGGAGATGGCAACGATCCAGGCGCTCTTGAACTCCTCCTTCTT belongs to Palaeococcus ferrophilus DSM 13482 and includes:
- a CDS encoding ECF transporter S component → MNEEQLMVIAPYVKWLLLVVALAYLGYIFVLKKEEFKSAWIVAISALMTALVAIATMIIRIPTPQTSGYINFGDTMVMLSAVLFGPLVGGFAGGFGSAIADAFGYPHWAPFTLIIKGVEGWVVGYITSKRDDFTSVLVATIVGGFLMVLGYFLVEVWLYGIGGATAELPGNTLQAVTGVVVGGGLGYLLRRSYPQVSFLLKA
- the eno gene encoding phosphopyruvate hydratase codes for the protein MENPFEITGVYAREILDSRGNPTIEVDVYTPVSMGRAAVPSGASTGTHEALELRDGGERFHGKGVRRAVENVNKIIAPEIVGMDVTLQRDIDTLMLELDGTENKSNLGANAMLGVSLAVAKAAAEALAMPLYRYIGGTNAYVMPVPMSNVINGGVHAGNELDFQEFMIMPVGADSFREGIRWVSETYHVLKKVIGEKYGKNAVNVGDEGGFAPPMKEVTEPLDVLIKAIEEAGYKPGDEIAFALDAASSEFFYPDIGKYVVNGKEYTSGELLELYKELVNTYPVVSIEDPFHEEDWEGFVMITKELGNKVQIVGDDLFVTNPKRIRKGIEMGAANALLLKVNQIGTLSEAIDAAYTSFRAGYGVVVSHRSGETEDATIADLAVALNAGQIKTGAPARSDRNAKYNQLIRIEEELEGIALYPGKKFRNPFL
- the deoC gene encoding deoxyribose-phosphate aldolase, which translates into the protein MDIARYIDHTNLKPYASREDIIRLCEEAREYNFYAVCVNPYRVKLAKQQLEGSDVKVASVIGFPLGATPTEVKVFEAKRALDDGADELDMVINIGALKDKDYEYVKKDIAEVVKVAHERGALVKVIIETCYLSEDEKVKACELAKEAGADFVKTSTGFGTGGATIEDVRLMRKTVGPDMGVKAAGGIRTYEQAKAMIEAGATRIGTSSGVKIVGGEP
- a CDS encoding ribonuclease P protein component 4 yields the protein MGKRFIRQREQREKRKVALERIDALFTLAGQVFPHYPELANRYVEIALAVQQKARVRMPRKWKRRYCKKCHSFLVPGVNARVRLRDGKVVVKCLECGHVMRHPYIREQKEKRRRKLKGTDS
- a CDS encoding family 4B encapsulin nanocompartment shell protein; amino-acid sequence: MDVREILHHIIEELENEGLKPDVILAGPDFLMVAGDALVNVKLRIYEIAELGYDAVVADSSALGLTKRASRRISVDPFLEEIRKKEEEVLGELSFEEE